A region of Pseudoalteromonas aliena SW19 DNA encodes the following proteins:
- a CDS encoding DNA/RNA helicase domain-containing protein: MKSINIISLVQAHQSLEPVEYGEYIKHYGIDIKNNEVEDLKHFVLKMYEILTFLNIFNDFYVGYKIQHISKEFDLLRFGSNYIINVELKNSSTPDKVKKQLTRNKYYLSHIKKVVHNFTYVVQTNTLYKLDGKSELEVVDFSLLTQLLTNQNLMKFDNPDVFFNPSDYLVSPFNSTEKFIHDQYFLTNQQEDIRNQVFSKINKGTTEFISVNGGPGTGKTLLTYDIVKRIKNTKNTAIVHCGLLNEGHNKLNKLGWNIIPIKNFRNYDLSNIDLVVIDEAQRIYVNQLEQLVIDAKSSNTSCVFSYDKQQTLSSRERLADIESKIDAISGIVKFKLSDKIRTNKEIASFIKVLFNSRRTDVAFEDCGNVDFDYFTDANTVKNYIRLISNEGWEVLKLTPSQYDKEHHESYSDIDSKNSHTVIGQEFDNVAVVIDEYFSYNENGKLSYKSKTYYDSVKMLFQNITRTRKRLKLIIIGNKQVLNRCLNILN, encoded by the coding sequence ATGAAAAGTATCAACATAATATCTCTTGTTCAAGCTCACCAAAGTCTTGAACCTGTTGAATATGGCGAGTATATCAAACATTACGGTATAGATATAAAAAATAACGAAGTTGAAGACCTTAAACATTTCGTTTTGAAAATGTATGAAATATTAACTTTTTTGAATATATTTAATGATTTTTACGTGGGGTATAAAATTCAACATATTAGCAAAGAATTCGATTTGCTAAGGTTTGGTAGTAACTACATTATAAATGTAGAGCTGAAAAATAGCAGTACGCCAGATAAAGTCAAAAAGCAGTTAACAAGAAATAAATATTATTTGAGCCATATTAAAAAAGTTGTACATAATTTTACTTACGTAGTGCAAACGAATACCTTGTATAAACTTGATGGGAAAAGTGAGTTGGAAGTGGTTGATTTTTCACTGCTGACACAGTTACTGACCAATCAAAATTTGATGAAGTTTGATAACCCTGATGTTTTTTTTAACCCATCCGACTACTTGGTTTCTCCTTTTAATTCAACGGAGAAATTCATTCATGATCAGTATTTTCTTACCAACCAACAAGAAGACATTAGAAATCAAGTATTCAGTAAAATCAATAAAGGTACAACAGAATTCATTTCAGTTAATGGTGGGCCTGGGACGGGAAAAACACTTTTAACGTATGATATCGTAAAGCGTATTAAAAACACTAAGAATACGGCAATCGTACATTGTGGACTATTAAACGAAGGGCATAATAAACTAAACAAACTAGGGTGGAACATTATCCCGATTAAAAACTTTAGAAATTATGACTTGTCGAATATAGATTTGGTAGTGATTGATGAAGCGCAAAGAATATATGTTAACCAACTAGAGCAACTAGTGATAGATGCTAAATCTAGTAATACCTCATGTGTATTTTCTTATGATAAGCAACAAACATTATCATCTAGGGAACGACTTGCTGATATTGAAAGTAAAATTGATGCCATAAGTGGAATCGTAAAATTTAAATTATCAGATAAAATTAGGACCAACAAGGAGATTGCTAGTTTTATTAAGGTCCTCTTTAATAGCAGGAGAACTGATGTTGCTTTTGAAGATTGCGGTAATGTTGACTTTGACTATTTCACTGATGCAAACACTGTTAAGAATTATATTCGCTTAATAAGTAATGAAGGGTGGGAAGTTCTCAAATTAACCCCATCACAATATGATAAAGAACATCATGAGTCATATTCAGATATTGATAGTAAAAATTCACATACAGTGATTGGCCAAGAGTTTGATAATGTCGCGGTAGTTATTGATGAATACTTCTCTTACAACGAAAATGGAAAGTTAAGTTACAAATCAAAAACATACTATGATTCAGTTAAAATGCTTTTTCAAAATATTACTCGAACTAGAAAAAGATTAAAGCTAATAATCATTGGAAACAAACAAGTGCTGAATAGATGTTTGAATATTTTAAACTAG
- a CDS encoding DUF3653 domain-containing protein produces the protein MSTFKNLLFRAGFMNFDKLDKRAVMEFLLINTERTLERWISTDKPCPRAVLMLEQRINGGMSFHKNWDGFYICREGYLWTPHGKRYEPDYINKIEFLQRAARYNESHVNALQHKIDHLHELVAASDTLKTIGNDLIKMSEQFTLKDIVLKYGDKKTA, from the coding sequence ATGAGTACATTTAAAAATTTATTGTTTCGTGCTGGCTTTATGAACTTTGATAAATTAGACAAACGCGCTGTTATGGAGTTTTTACTTATTAATACTGAGCGAACCTTAGAGCGCTGGATAAGTACAGACAAGCCTTGTCCACGTGCGGTGCTAATGCTTGAACAACGAATAAACGGTGGGATGAGCTTTCATAAAAATTGGGATGGGTTTTATATTTGCCGTGAAGGTTATTTGTGGACACCTCACGGAAAACGCTACGAACCTGACTACATAAACAAAATAGAATTTTTACAACGTGCAGCACGCTACAATGAAAGCCATGTAAACGCCCTACAGCATAAAATTGACCACTTACATGAATTGGTTGCAGCCAGTGATACGCTAAAAACCATTGGCAATGATTTAATTAAAATGAGTGAGCAATTTACGCTCAAAGATATTGTGTTGAAATACGGAGATAAAAAAACAGCCTAA
- a CDS encoding sugar-binding transcriptional regulator: MVKLSNTEIRKLDDAARAGWLYYVGGKTQDEIAKKLNVSRQSAQRMVALSVSQGLIKVRLDHPIAKCMDLAEKLKSRFGLDSCEVVPSDPSEPSSTLGLAQAGAAEIERHLKSEQPKVVAMGTGRVLRACVDELRTVDCPQHKIVAMLGNMALDGSASPYDVVVRMAEHTNAKHYPMPLPVLPRSIEEKEQLHAQQNITGNLKLAKDADVTFVGIGSLGEKSPLHIDGFIDAQELTELQDLGAIGEMISWVFDKNGKLLDCTVNQRVASTPLKTNANKQIYAIAAGEEKVLAILGAVRSNMISGLITNEYTAERLLSID; the protein is encoded by the coding sequence GTGGTAAAGCTATCAAATACAGAAATTAGAAAGCTCGATGATGCAGCCAGAGCAGGGTGGCTGTATTATGTTGGCGGTAAAACACAAGATGAAATAGCTAAAAAGCTAAATGTATCTCGCCAATCAGCACAAAGAATGGTCGCATTATCAGTTAGCCAAGGATTAATAAAAGTTAGGCTCGATCATCCTATTGCAAAATGTATGGATTTGGCCGAAAAATTAAAAAGCCGTTTTGGGTTAGATTCGTGTGAAGTTGTGCCGAGCGATCCGTCTGAGCCTTCATCTACATTAGGTTTAGCTCAAGCTGGCGCGGCAGAAATAGAACGTCATTTAAAATCAGAACAACCTAAAGTCGTTGCAATGGGAACCGGCCGAGTTTTACGTGCATGTGTAGATGAACTAAGAACCGTTGATTGTCCGCAACATAAAATTGTAGCAATGCTGGGTAATATGGCTTTGGATGGTTCGGCTTCACCTTATGATGTTGTAGTAAGAATGGCCGAACATACCAATGCAAAACATTATCCAATGCCATTGCCAGTTTTACCAAGAAGCATTGAAGAAAAAGAGCAATTACACGCACAGCAAAATATAACCGGCAATTTAAAACTCGCTAAAGACGCCGATGTAACATTTGTTGGTATTGGTAGCTTAGGTGAAAAATCGCCGTTACATATAGATGGTTTTATTGATGCGCAAGAACTTACAGAATTACAAGATCTTGGTGCTATTGGCGAAATGATTAGTTGGGTGTTTGATAAAAACGGTAAGCTTTTAGATTGCACAGTTAATCAGCGTGTAGCAAGTACGCCATTAAAAACAAATGCTAACAAACAGATTTATGCGATAGCTGCTGGCGAAGAAAAAGTATTAGCCATTTTGGGCGCAGTAAGGTCAAACATGATCAGTGGATTAATTACTAACGAATATACAGCTGAGCGTTTACTAAGTATTGATTGA
- a CDS encoding response regulator yields MEFVRPLEPILIIDDVKEIRDYLNQILTELGYEDILESVDFSSAKPVIDEKSPNVIFLDVDLPDSDGTDILEFINLTYPQAHVVMCSGHNSFENVQNTWELGAKGFIAKPFNAKKVDTVMKRLELID; encoded by the coding sequence ATGGAATTTGTTCGCCCGCTTGAGCCTATACTCATCATTGACGATGTAAAAGAAATACGTGATTATCTAAACCAAATTCTAACCGAGTTAGGTTATGAAGATATTTTAGAAAGCGTAGATTTTAGCTCAGCAAAACCGGTTATTGATGAAAAGTCCCCTAATGTTATCTTTTTAGATGTTGATTTACCGGACTCTGATGGCACCGATATTTTAGAATTTATAAATTTAACTTACCCGCAGGCACACGTTGTAATGTGCTCTGGCCATAACAGTTTTGAAAACGTACAAAACACGTGGGAGCTGGGTGCAAAAGGATTTATTGCAAAACCATTTAACGCAAAAAAAGTAGACACCGTAATGAAGCGGCTCGAACTTATAGACTAG
- a CDS encoding AAA family ATPase produces MRSIVTTIIDDLSSVIFGKQQQIKLALTCLLSEGHLLIEDLPGMGKTTLSHALAAVLGLSYQRIQFTSDLLPADILGTNVFNAREHSFTFHKGPIFSQVVLADEINRAGPKTQSALLEAMEEQQVTVDGKKYTLPNPFFVIATQNPLYQSGTYPLPESQLDRFLMRISLGFPPKEAEKRLILNMQKRDYTQLPQRIDQQQLAQIQTHIQQITLSSPVVDYIIELVNFTRSSNAFAAALSPRASMALAKAAKSWAFIDGRDFVLPEDVQAVFTSVCQHRLGLHNESGESQVNDILKAVSVPV; encoded by the coding sequence ATGCGCAGTATTGTAACAACAATTATAGACGATTTATCGAGTGTTATATTTGGTAAACAACAACAGATTAAATTGGCACTTACTTGTTTGCTTAGCGAAGGCCATTTACTAATAGAAGATTTACCCGGTATGGGTAAAACAACGCTCTCGCATGCTTTAGCGGCTGTGCTTGGTTTATCGTATCAGCGAATACAATTTACTAGCGACTTACTACCCGCCGATATCCTAGGTACTAATGTATTTAATGCACGCGAGCATAGCTTTACGTTTCATAAAGGACCTATTTTTAGCCAAGTTGTTTTAGCTGATGAAATAAATCGAGCAGGCCCTAAAACACAAAGCGCATTACTTGAGGCAATGGAAGAGCAACAAGTTACTGTTGATGGTAAAAAGTATACGCTGCCCAACCCATTTTTTGTTATTGCAACACAAAACCCTCTTTATCAATCAGGTACTTATCCCCTTCCTGAATCCCAATTAGATCGTTTTTTAATGCGTATTAGCTTGGGATTTCCGCCAAAAGAGGCGGAAAAACGTTTAATTTTAAATATGCAAAAGCGTGATTATACTCAATTACCACAACGTATTGATCAGCAACAATTAGCGCAGATTCAAACACACATTCAGCAAATAACTTTAAGTTCACCAGTTGTTGACTATATCATTGAGCTTGTTAATTTTACGCGAAGTAGCAATGCTTTTGCAGCGGCGCTTTCACCAAGAGCAAGTATGGCGCTTGCTAAAGCGGCAAAGTCGTGGGCATTTATAGATGGCCGCGATTTTGTATTACCTGAAGATGTTCAAGCTGTATTTACGAGTGTGTGTCAACATCGCTTAGGGCTGCATAATGAGTCGGGTGAATCGCAAGTTAACGATATTTTAAAAGCAGTGTCGGTTCCGGTATAA
- a CDS encoding DUF58 domain-containing protein — translation MPKKSIKRPTLYTSFKRAVFNKLLKSKHLKNSITLEHNTIYVLPSSLGWYFIVVAILNFVMGINYQNNLILIMSYLMFVVIVIAILMGYSNVRGLTVTFKNVFSSFAAQTPSAQFILQSTHACQSISLIYQDITQTYCHLDEINNTAVTATLNLPYEQRGRYAFQRIKIASNYPFGLVTVWSYVQPQATVFVYPSLEKVHSDAHVSSLDEQADNGKVKKLGSEEFEHLVIHQPEMGLNRVSWKHYAKTQQLLVKEFVDFKTANALFDFNLMTGGTEQRLSQLCFLVCEATEQNSSFMLKLPNKSIEINTGQQHKQQCLECLSTYDGDVL, via the coding sequence ATGCCAAAAAAATCGATTAAGCGCCCTACTTTATACACCTCATTTAAACGTGCTGTTTTTAATAAACTTTTGAAAAGTAAGCATTTAAAAAATTCAATTACGCTTGAACATAACACTATTTATGTTTTACCGTCGTCTCTTGGTTGGTACTTTATTGTTGTCGCTATTTTAAACTTTGTGATGGGTATTAATTATCAAAATAATTTAATTTTAATAATGTCCTACCTTATGTTTGTAGTAATAGTAATAGCTATTTTAATGGGTTATAGCAACGTAAGAGGCTTAACAGTCACATTTAAAAATGTGTTTTCGAGTTTTGCAGCGCAAACACCCAGCGCACAATTTATTTTACAAAGTACACATGCGTGCCAGTCAATATCGCTTATTTATCAGGATATTACTCAAACTTATTGTCACCTTGATGAAATAAATAACACCGCCGTTACTGCAACGCTTAATTTACCTTATGAGCAACGTGGACGTTATGCTTTTCAGCGTATTAAAATTGCTAGTAACTACCCTTTTGGTTTAGTAACTGTTTGGAGTTACGTTCAACCTCAAGCAACTGTATTTGTCTATCCATCGCTAGAAAAAGTACACAGTGATGCACATGTTAGTTCACTTGATGAACAGGCCGATAATGGCAAAGTAAAAAAACTCGGAAGTGAAGAGTTTGAACATTTAGTTATTCATCAGCCAGAGATGGGGCTAAATAGAGTATCTTGGAAACACTATGCTAAAACTCAACAGTTATTGGTAAAAGAATTTGTTGATTTTAAAACAGCAAATGCTTTGTTTGATTTTAATTTAATGACAGGCGGCACTGAACAGCGCTTAAGCCAATTGTGTTTTTTAGTCTGTGAAGCCACAGAGCAAAACAGCTCTTTTATGTTAAAACTGCCAAATAAATCGATAGAAATAAACACAGGTCAACAACACAAGCAGCAGTGTTTAGAATGCTTAAGTACTTATGATGGCGATGTATTATGA
- a CDS encoding transglutaminase family protein, whose amino-acid sequence MNNIKNEKIVNFSLCFIYAFLIVFFIAHLPIAFVSVLATLSVWNFVIAFRNTKKPNAWLANILAGSSLVVMIYSVGMSDTVILFVAMLLLSSIFKLLQAKTKKHYHIIITLTFFSLSSAYLFNQSIITTLVISGLFILNFAVLGLLESKHNLKMVSKQSSKLFLMALPLAIFLLLFLPKIPAFWQLPGPKLAKTGLSEQVDPFDIAKLSNSDELVFRATFNQQAPSSPYYWRAIVHDEFNGNAWLMSDYLKYNNQSNNSSSVTNNTQKLANYTIIAEPATQKWLYGLAYSMSNSKNVNNSLLGVLRKKNYQAKSLQYNVSSFDFESTALEPFEKKRYTYLAHKQNSQASELANGLMQHVNSDRDFYNALLQYFVEKEFKYTLTPSPMSGDNTIDQFLFENKRGFCGHYASAAAYIFRDAGIPARVVSGYLGGELNQDNNTLTVRQYDAHAWVEVYLENEGWVIFDATAVVAPERLNGSLSQNDELNDEFKSNLDFGLVRLSNFAAINWLRLEIENLDYKWSSWVLGFDDEKQSDFLKSFFGSKNSWLVPLMVLLIAGFSFAGYFVYLNWPQKSKTKPPPIVKEYLDILRWAQKNKVIAPEHLTPNQQLEYISQKKPEVGLLIIEFSQLFNQVRYAKTPFTKERKTQAKDLIKLIKSTNKRKI is encoded by the coding sequence ATGAATAACATCAAAAATGAAAAAATAGTTAACTTTTCATTGTGCTTTATCTACGCCTTTTTAATTGTGTTTTTTATTGCACATTTACCCATTGCATTTGTGAGTGTGCTAGCTACGTTATCTGTATGGAATTTTGTAATCGCCTTTAGAAACACTAAAAAGCCCAATGCATGGCTTGCAAATATATTGGCTGGCTCTTCTCTAGTTGTAATGATTTACAGTGTTGGAATGTCCGATACGGTTATATTATTTGTTGCTATGTTACTGCTTTCTAGTATTTTTAAATTGCTACAAGCTAAAACAAAAAAGCATTATCATATTATTATCACCCTTACTTTTTTCTCTCTCTCGTCTGCGTATTTATTTAACCAAAGTATAATAACAACCTTAGTTATAAGTGGTTTGTTTATACTAAACTTTGCTGTACTTGGGTTATTAGAGTCAAAGCACAACTTAAAAATGGTTTCAAAACAAAGTAGTAAACTATTTTTAATGGCATTGCCGCTGGCAATATTTTTACTCTTATTTTTACCTAAAATCCCTGCATTTTGGCAGTTGCCAGGGCCAAAGCTAGCCAAAACAGGGCTTTCTGAGCAGGTAGACCCCTTTGATATTGCAAAGCTTTCTAATTCTGACGAATTAGTTTTTAGAGCTACATTTAATCAACAAGCCCCCAGTTCCCCTTATTATTGGCGAGCTATTGTGCATGACGAATTTAATGGCAATGCGTGGCTTATGTCTGACTATTTAAAATATAATAATCAATCTAACAACAGCTCAAGCGTTACAAACAATACCCAAAAGCTGGCGAACTATACGATTATTGCAGAGCCTGCTACCCAAAAATGGTTATACGGATTGGCCTATTCAATGAGTAATAGCAAAAACGTAAACAACAGTTTGCTTGGTGTATTACGTAAAAAAAATTATCAGGCCAAAAGTTTACAATACAATGTCAGCAGCTTTGACTTTGAAAGTACTGCGCTTGAGCCGTTTGAAAAAAAACGCTATACGTATCTTGCTCACAAACAAAATAGCCAAGCCTCTGAATTAGCTAATGGTTTAATGCAGCATGTTAATTCAGATCGTGATTTCTATAATGCCTTGTTACAGTATTTTGTAGAAAAAGAGTTTAAATACACACTTACGCCTTCCCCTATGAGTGGTGATAATACAATTGATCAGTTTTTATTTGAAAACAAACGTGGCTTTTGTGGGCACTATGCTAGCGCCGCTGCGTATATTTTTAGAGATGCAGGCATACCTGCTCGTGTAGTAAGTGGTTATTTAGGCGGTGAATTAAATCAAGATAATAATACGCTAACAGTTCGTCAGTACGACGCGCATGCGTGGGTAGAAGTATATTTAGAAAACGAAGGTTGGGTTATTTTTGATGCAACCGCCGTTGTTGCCCCCGAACGATTAAATGGATCTCTTTCACAAAACGATGAACTTAATGATGAGTTTAAAAGTAATCTTGATTTTGGTTTAGTCAGGTTAAGTAACTTTGCTGCTATTAATTGGTTAAGACTCGAGATTGAAAATCTAGATTATAAATGGTCTAGCTGGGTTTTAGGGTTTGATGACGAAAAGCAAAGTGACTTTTTAAAATCATTTTTTGGTAGTAAAAATAGTTGGCTGGTGCCTCTAATGGTGCTTTTAATCGCTGGTTTTAGCTTTGCAGGCTATTTTGTTTATTTAAATTGGCCGCAAAAAAGTAAAACAAAACCCCCTCCTATCGTCAAAGAGTACCTTGATATTTTACGCTGGGCGCAAAAAAATAAAGTTATTGCACCTGAGCACTTAACGCCAAACCAGCAACTTGAATATATTTCGCAAAAAAAACCTGAAGTTGGGCTATTAATCATCGAATTTAGTCAGTTATTTAACCAAGTACGTTATGCTAAAACGCCATTTACAAAAGAGCGTAAAACTCAGGCTAAAGATCTGATAAAATTAATTAAAAGCACAAATAAGAGAAAAATATGA
- a CDS encoding Na+/H+ antiporter family protein — MNAVVIGVILMLGLTLVRVNVIVAMTLSALVAGLTAGLDLKESLDAFNSGLSAGAEIALSYAMLGAFAVAISKSGLTRILAAKLLAKVNAKDSGSETVLSYFILLIILACAVSSQNLVPVHIAFIPILIPPLLVVFNKLRLDRRAIACILTFGLATSYMVLPYGFGGIYLYSILHKNLVDNGLSIVNTQVPMAMIIPAIGMFIGLLIAVFFTYRKRRDYKQQSLTTESKSVAVENPKKVMLVGLFAVLASLVAQNVSGSMILGGLVGVMIFSVFGVVKWEENGDVFSKGVAMMAMIGFIMISAQGFASVMQATGDVESLVNSTATLFDGNKPIAAAVILLVGLLITMGIGSSFSTVPIIAALFVPLCLELGFSVMATAALVGTAGALGDAGSPASDSTLGPTSGLNADGQHDHIWDSVVPTFVHFNIPLLIFGWIAAMVL; from the coding sequence ATGAATGCGGTTGTTATAGGCGTTATTTTAATGCTGGGGCTTACTTTAGTCCGCGTAAATGTCATAGTGGCAATGACACTCAGTGCCCTTGTAGCAGGTTTAACTGCAGGCTTAGATTTAAAAGAAAGCCTAGATGCATTTAATTCCGGTTTGTCGGCCGGCGCTGAAATTGCTTTAAGTTATGCCATGCTAGGTGCATTTGCTGTAGCAATTTCTAAATCGGGTTTAACGCGAATTTTAGCTGCTAAATTACTTGCTAAGGTTAATGCTAAAGATAGCGGCAGTGAAACTGTACTGAGTTATTTTATATTATTAATTATTTTAGCCTGCGCCGTATCATCGCAAAACTTGGTACCTGTACACATTGCGTTTATACCTATTCTTATTCCTCCATTACTTGTGGTATTTAATAAACTTCGATTAGACCGCCGTGCCATTGCATGTATTTTAACGTTTGGTTTGGCCACATCCTACATGGTTTTACCTTATGGCTTTGGCGGTATTTATTTGTATTCGATTTTGCATAAAAATCTAGTCGATAACGGCTTAAGCATAGTTAATACCCAAGTACCGATGGCAATGATTATACCCGCTATTGGTATGTTTATAGGTTTACTTATTGCGGTATTTTTTACCTATCGTAAACGCCGCGATTACAAACAACAGTCGCTTACAACTGAGAGTAAATCAGTGGCTGTCGAGAATCCTAAAAAAGTGATGCTAGTTGGCTTATTTGCAGTGCTCGCCTCTTTAGTTGCACAAAACGTAAGTGGCTCAATGATTTTAGGCGGCTTAGTCGGCGTAATGATTTTTAGCGTATTTGGTGTTGTTAAATGGGAAGAAAATGGCGACGTATTTAGCAAAGGCGTTGCAATGATGGCAATGATTGGTTTTATTATGATATCAGCACAGGGTTTTGCATCGGTTATGCAAGCCACTGGCGATGTGGAGAGCTTAGTAAATAGTACCGCTACTTTATTTGACGGAAATAAGCCCATAGCTGCAGCCGTTATTTTACTTGTTGGATTACTGATCACAATGGGCATTGGTAGTTCATTTTCAACAGTGCCTATTATTGCTGCCTTGTTTGTACCTTTGTGTTTAGAGCTGGGTTTTTCAGTAATGGCCACTGCCGCTCTTGTCGGTACCGCCGGCGCACTAGGTGATGCAGGCTCCCCTGCGTCAGATTCAACACTTGGCCCAACATCAGGTTTAAATGCCGATGGGCAGCACGACCATATTTGGGATTCGGTTGTACCGACCTTTGTGCACTTTAATATACCGTTACTAATATTTGGTTGGATAGCGGCAATGGTGCTTTAA
- a CDS encoding acyl-CoA thioesterase encodes MTDINRDAIIAQRIKDSTTSVTKTVFPGRTNHHNTLFGGDALAWMDEVAFIAATRFCRKPLVTISSDRVDFKEAIPAGTFAELIAKVVHVGNTSLKVDVDILLETMHKDDKHSAISGSFTFVAVDDNHRPTPVVCDKMIYGFE; translated from the coding sequence ATGACTGACATAAATCGCGATGCAATAATTGCACAGCGTATTAAAGATTCAACCACATCAGTAACAAAAACCGTATTTCCTGGGCGTACTAACCATCACAATACATTATTTGGTGGTGATGCACTGGCATGGATGGATGAGGTTGCATTTATAGCAGCGACTCGTTTTTGTCGTAAACCTTTGGTAACTATTTCATCTGATAGGGTCGATTTTAAAGAGGCAATACCAGCAGGTACTTTTGCAGAGTTAATCGCTAAAGTCGTACATGTAGGAAATACCAGCTTAAAGGTAGATGTAGATATATTGCTAGAAACAATGCATAAAGACGACAAGCATTCAGCCATTAGTGGTAGCTTTACGTTTGTTGCAGTGGATGATAATCACAGACCGACACCGGTAGTGTGCGATAAAATGATCTATGGTTTTGAGTAA
- a CDS encoding M23 family metallopeptidase encodes MFKTLLATALVASASFSAMALVASASFSAMALELKGHLTQGGLVTGKLENAKSVSLNGENLKLSAQGDFVFGFGRDADTTHTLKWVDNRGKLHSHPIAITKRDYKIDKITGVAKKYVSPPKKVSARISREAVAVRKAREVNSDLLYFLDPVLKPAEGRISGVYGSQRYFNGEPRRPHFGLDIANKTGSPVYAPISGTVVFAEPDLYYSGGTLILDHGHGITSTYIHLSKLDVKVGDKIEQGNKVAEIGATGRVTGPHLDWRFNWKGERLDPALLMQDTLANKK; translated from the coding sequence ATGTTTAAAACACTTTTAGCAACAGCGCTTGTTGCCTCTGCTAGCTTTAGTGCTATGGCGCTTGTTGCCTCTGCTAGCTTTAGTGCTATGGCGCTTGAGCTAAAAGGGCATTTAACACAAGGCGGTTTAGTTACCGGTAAGCTTGAAAACGCAAAGTCAGTTAGCCTAAATGGTGAAAATTTAAAACTATCGGCACAAGGTGATTTTGTGTTTGGTTTTGGTCGTGACGCTGATACTACTCATACTTTAAAATGGGTAGATAACAGGGGTAAATTGCATTCTCATCCGATAGCTATTACTAAGCGCGACTATAAAATTGATAAAATTACCGGCGTAGCCAAAAAATATGTATCTCCGCCTAAAAAAGTTAGCGCCCGTATAAGCCGCGAAGCGGTGGCTGTACGAAAAGCGAGAGAAGTAAACTCTGATTTACTGTACTTTTTAGACCCTGTGTTAAAGCCTGCAGAAGGGCGTATATCGGGTGTTTATGGCAGTCAGCGTTATTTTAATGGTGAGCCTCGTCGTCCGCACTTTGGTTTAGACATTGCAAATAAAACTGGTTCACCTGTGTATGCACCAATTAGCGGTACGGTGGTATTTGCTGAGCCTGATTTATATTACTCAGGCGGTACATTAATTTTAGATCATGGCCACGGCATTACCTCCACATACATACATTTGAGTAAGCTTGATGTAAAAGTGGGTGACAAAATTGAACAAGGCAATAAAGTAGCTGAAATTGGTGCAACCGGCCGTGTTACTGGCCCTCACTTAGATTGGCGTTTTAACTGGAAAGGCGAACGCCTTGATCCTGCATTATTAATGCAAGACACATTAGCAAACAAAAAGTAG
- a CDS encoding 6-carboxytetrahydropterin synthase — protein sequence MILFVNSLTVIDFSYLCNKRGAVGESWIVDLTLHGKLNKESMVLDFGLVKKQIKGIIDECIDHRLAIPTGLNGTVSAFDEHKTLDCTFGENNHLAMSAPHQAYCMINADEVTVESVTDFLVATILPKLPDNIEKIELSLKPEHSQSFYYHYSHGLKKHDGNCQRIIHGHRSQIGISLDGISMPRLQKEWSLKWQDIYLATSEDQINAPDLKHITAKVDDVCFAYTSAQGYFEMAISESRCDILPVDTTVECIAEHVAGQIKAQYPEKAVKVTAYEGVGKGSISYV from the coding sequence ATGATCCTTTTTGTTAACTCACTAACTGTGATTGATTTTTCTTACTTATGTAACAAACGCGGCGCCGTTGGCGAGAGCTGGATTGTTGATTTAACTTTGCACGGTAAACTTAACAAAGAGTCTATGGTTTTAGACTTTGGTTTAGTTAAAAAGCAAATTAAAGGCATTATAGATGAGTGTATCGATCACCGTTTAGCAATTCCTACAGGCCTTAATGGCACAGTGTCTGCGTTTGATGAGCATAAAACACTCGACTGCACATTTGGTGAAAACAACCACTTAGCGATGAGCGCTCCTCATCAAGCTTATTGCATGATTAACGCAGACGAAGTAACGGTTGAATCGGTGACTGATTTTTTAGTTGCCACAATTTTACCAAAGCTGCCAGATAACATTGAAAAAATTGAGTTGTCTCTTAAGCCTGAGCATAGCCAAAGCTTCTATTATCATTATAGCCATGGCCTTAAAAAGCATGACGGTAATTGCCAGCGTATTATTCATGGGCATCGCTCTCAAATAGGCATAAGCCTTGATGGTATTTCTATGCCGCGCTTACAAAAAGAATGGTCTTTAAAGTGGCAAGATATTTATCTAGCCACCAGTGAAGATCAAATTAACGCACCTGATTTAAAACACATTACAGCCAAAGTGGATGATGTATGTTTTGCTTATACATCGGCACAAGGCTATTTTGAAATGGCTATTAGCGAGTCTCGTTGCGACATTTTACCAGTAGATACCACTGTAGAATGTATTGCTGAACATGTAGCTGGCCAAATTAAAGCCCAATATCCTGAAAAAGCTGTAAAAGTGACCGCTTATGAAGGTGTCGGAAAAGGGTCAATTAGTTATGTTTAA